The following proteins are co-located in the Pseudomonas sp. ATCC 13867 genome:
- a CDS encoding N-acyl-D-amino-acid deacylase family protein, which translates to MSYDIIIKNGLYFDGSDAPGSLRHVGVKDGRIDTLSVSPLDEDGCAEVIDATGKWVTPGFLEIHSHYDAEAIAAPALKESVRHGVTTVSVGSCSISMVLGEAEDCSDLFTRVEAVPREQVLPILRDKRTWKDAKGYRAFYDRQPLGPNLCSFLGHSELRVTVMGLERAISGAKPTEAELSRMEELLEQALDAGCFGLSVMTTRLDKMDGDRAWSSPLPSTFASWKEFSRLFAVLRRRNALMQGAPNAVTKINVFAFLYQAHGWFRRPLKCSMLTALDLKSQPFMHRVTRASGWVANRLLRGRYRWQTLPAPFVVRIEGLNMNGFEEFGAGEVLRDIKDPDELYTRIQDPAFRERFKKDIKATLSIGLWHRKLSDCWVRECPDASLIGRNFEDIGRERGLDPVDAFFELAGQYRNALKWTTCYGNHRPEIMAKLLASPWTQPGFADSGAHLASHAQYNFPLRFLKYVRDAELAGAGFMDTGRAVHRLTGELADFTGIDAGYIRVGDRADLAVINPQGLTAALDEVSEAPMEVLGLTRLVKRNDDAVEATLINGRVAYRRGSGFPEALGKERGFGRFLPGRDVLSRPQEVSAGAPAFNR; encoded by the coding sequence GTGAGCTACGACATCATCATCAAGAACGGCCTGTACTTCGACGGCAGCGATGCCCCCGGCAGCCTGCGCCATGTCGGCGTCAAGGACGGTCGCATCGACACCCTGAGCGTCAGCCCGCTGGACGAAGACGGCTGCGCGGAAGTGATCGACGCCACCGGCAAGTGGGTCACCCCCGGCTTCCTGGAAATCCACTCGCACTACGACGCCGAGGCCATCGCCGCGCCGGCGCTGAAGGAATCGGTACGCCACGGGGTGACCACGGTGTCGGTCGGTTCCTGCTCGATCAGCATGGTGCTGGGCGAGGCCGAGGACTGCTCCGACCTGTTCACCCGCGTCGAGGCCGTGCCGCGCGAGCAGGTGCTGCCGATCCTGCGCGACAAGCGCACCTGGAAGGACGCCAAGGGCTACCGCGCCTTCTACGACCGGCAGCCGCTGGGACCGAACCTGTGCTCCTTCCTCGGGCACTCCGAGCTGCGCGTCACGGTGATGGGCCTGGAGCGCGCCATCAGCGGCGCCAAGCCCACCGAGGCCGAGCTTTCGCGCATGGAGGAACTGCTGGAGCAGGCGCTGGACGCCGGCTGCTTCGGCCTCTCGGTGATGACCACGCGCCTGGACAAGATGGACGGCGACCGCGCCTGGTCCAGCCCGCTGCCGTCCACCTTTGCCAGCTGGAAGGAGTTCTCCCGCCTGTTCGCCGTGCTGCGCCGGCGCAACGCGCTGATGCAGGGCGCGCCCAACGCGGTCACCAAGATCAACGTGTTCGCCTTCCTCTACCAGGCCCACGGCTGGTTCCGCCGCCCGTTGAAGTGCTCGATGCTCACCGCGTTGGACCTCAAGTCCCAGCCCTTCATGCACCGCGTCACCCGCGCCTCCGGCTGGGTCGCCAACCGCCTGCTGCGCGGCCGCTACCGCTGGCAGACCCTGCCCGCGCCCTTCGTGGTGCGCATCGAGGGGCTGAACATGAACGGCTTCGAGGAGTTCGGCGCCGGTGAGGTGCTGCGCGACATCAAGGACCCGGACGAGCTCTACACGCGCATCCAGGACCCGGCCTTCCGCGAGCGCTTCAAGAAGGACATCAAGGCCACCCTCAGTATCGGCCTGTGGCATCGCAAGCTGTCCGACTGCTGGGTGCGCGAGTGCCCGGACGCAAGCCTCATCGGGCGCAATTTCGAGGACATCGGCCGCGAGCGCGGGCTGGACCCGGTGGACGCCTTCTTCGAGCTGGCCGGCCAGTATCGCAATGCGCTGAAATGGACCACCTGCTACGGCAACCACCGTCCGGAGATCATGGCCAAGCTGCTGGCCAGCCCCTGGACCCAGCCAGGCTTCGCCGACTCCGGCGCGCACCTGGCGTCCCATGCGCAGTACAACTTCCCGCTGCGCTTCCTGAAGTACGTGCGCGATGCCGAGCTGGCCGGCGCCGGCTTCATGGACACCGGCCGCGCCGTGCACCGGCTGACCGGCGAGCTGGCGGACTTCACCGGGATCGATGCCGGTTACATCCGCGTGGGCGACCGCGCCGACCTGGCGGTGATCAACCCGCAAGGCCTGACCGCCGCACTGGATGAGGTCAGCGAGGCGCCGATGGAAGTGCTCGGCCTGACGCGCCTGGTGAAGCGCAACGACGACGCGGTGGAGGCCACGTTGATCAATGGGCGCGTGGCGTATCGGCGCGGGAGCGGCTTCCCGGAGGCGCTGGGCAAGGAGCGCGGTTTCGGGCGATTCCTGCCGGGGCGCGACGTACTGAGCCGGCCGCAGGAGGTTTCGGCGGGAGCGCCAGCATTCAACCGGTAG
- a CDS encoding sulfite exporter TauE/SafE family protein — MNAPAIALGGFILLAYTLEAITGFGSVVIALSLGALLMPIETLLPILVPLNIGMTGYLCWRHRRLIDMGLLLHTVLPGMLVGMLIGYLMLPHLDPQPLKRGLGALILWFAVRELWRLRASAPERGHAPNWVVRLATGAAGLCHGLFASGGPLLVYALATRPLDKTRLRATLVCVWFTLNGLLTLAFLLDGRLRPALPQILAYAPLLLLGVWLGERLHHRFEERHFRLAIHCLLLVSGVLLLSPWSLL, encoded by the coding sequence ATGAACGCGCCCGCCATCGCTCTCGGTGGCTTCATCCTGCTGGCCTACACCCTGGAAGCCATCACCGGCTTCGGCAGCGTGGTGATCGCCCTGTCCCTCGGCGCGCTGCTGATGCCCATCGAGACGCTGCTGCCGATCCTCGTGCCGCTGAACATCGGCATGACCGGCTACCTGTGCTGGCGGCATCGGCGGCTGATCGACATGGGCCTGCTGCTGCACACCGTGCTGCCGGGGATGCTGGTCGGCATGCTGATCGGCTACCTGATGCTGCCGCATCTGGACCCGCAGCCACTCAAGCGCGGCCTCGGCGCGCTGATCCTCTGGTTCGCCGTCCGCGAACTGTGGCGCCTGCGCGCCAGCGCTCCGGAGCGCGGGCATGCACCCAACTGGGTAGTGCGCCTGGCCACCGGCGCGGCAGGCCTCTGTCATGGTCTGTTCGCCTCGGGCGGCCCGCTGCTGGTCTACGCCCTGGCCACCCGCCCGCTGGACAAGACGCGGCTGCGCGCCACCCTGGTGTGCGTCTGGTTCACCCTCAACGGCCTGCTGACCCTGGCCTTCCTCCTCGACGGCCGCCTGCGCCCGGCGCTGCCCCAGATACTGGCCTACGCGCCCCTGCTGCTGCTCGGCGTGTGGCTGGGCGAGCGCCTGCACCACCGTTTCGAGGAGCGCCACTTCCGTCTCGCCATCCACTGCCTGCTGCTGGTCAGCGGCGTCCTGCTGCTGTCGCCCTGGAGCCTCCTGTGA
- a CDS encoding bile acid:sodium symporter family protein produces MPDVNLEFSGGSMIALNVIIALMMFGVSLELRRDDFTRILRQPKAPAIGMLVQFLLLPAVTCLLTLFLPIDPELALGMILVATCPSGTFSNIMTWMARGNVAVSASVTAVSGLSAGIFTPLNFALYAGLNPATRDRLTQIHIDPLELAGVVLLVLILPMLAGMALGRQKPQLARLLEKPLRQLSLLVMLGFVGVAFAKNFQQFIAYFHLFFWLVLLLNGTALLLGYVCARLWRLPDADVRAVTLESGIHNSALGMALILTFFPQAGGMLLIAAFWGCWQLFSGLLLAQWWARREPRGAAFRAAAEGHR; encoded by the coding sequence ATGCCTGACGTCAACCTCGAATTTTCCGGCGGTTCGATGATCGCGCTGAACGTCATCATCGCCCTGATGATGTTCGGCGTATCGCTGGAACTGCGCCGCGACGACTTCACCCGCATCCTCCGCCAGCCCAAGGCACCGGCCATCGGCATGCTAGTGCAGTTCCTGCTGCTGCCCGCCGTCACCTGCCTGCTGACGCTCTTCCTGCCGATCGACCCGGAACTGGCGCTGGGGATGATCCTGGTCGCCACCTGCCCCAGCGGCACCTTCTCCAACATCATGACCTGGATGGCGCGCGGCAACGTCGCGGTGTCGGCCAGCGTCACCGCCGTGTCCGGGCTCAGCGCGGGTATCTTCACGCCGCTGAACTTCGCCCTTTATGCCGGCCTCAATCCGGCCACCCGCGACCGCCTCACGCAGATCCACATCGACCCGCTGGAACTGGCCGGCGTGGTGCTGCTGGTACTGATCCTGCCGATGCTCGCCGGCATGGCCCTGGGCCGGCAGAAACCGCAACTGGCGCGGCTCCTGGAAAAACCGCTGCGGCAGTTGTCGCTGCTGGTGATGCTGGGCTTCGTCGGCGTGGCCTTCGCGAAGAACTTCCAGCAGTTCATCGCCTACTTCCACCTGTTCTTCTGGCTGGTGCTGCTGCTCAACGGCACCGCGCTGCTGCTGGGCTATGTCTGCGCGCGCCTGTGGCGGCTGCCGGACGCCGACGTGCGCGCCGTTACCCTGGAAAGCGGCATCCACAACTCGGCGCTGGGCATGGCGCTGATCCTCACCTTCTTCCCGCAGGCCGGCGGCATGCTGCTGATCGCCGCCTTCTGGGGCTGCTGGCAGCTGTTCTCCGGGCTGCTGCTGGCGCAATGGTGGGCGCGCCGCGAGCCACGCGGTGCGGCCTTCAGGGCTGCCGCCGAGGGCCATCGATGA
- a CDS encoding AraC family transcriptional regulator, protein MPHSPSITVHYAQGILQAAQRLGLPVPAELPVEARIPLAVQDRIWEGLCAASADPLVGLRLGSALQVGHLDMVGALLMSCEHFGEALEALLEYYPIIAEGSEFQLERDAAQVRLIYRPSYVARREERVEAALASLVHMTRWITGERVTPRRLTLSHRPRAEYARYDQVLGCPIDFAAADNALCFALADLDVPLIQANALMREHLRALADAQLQRLGAQSLAAQVQQLLRQQPSWGKERVAEQLALSGRHLNRKLADEGTSFKLLREQVLHGMAEQLLRESPRLAEVAERLGFSDESAFAKAFRRWSGMTPGQFRQGADGSS, encoded by the coding sequence ATGCCCCACAGCCCATCGATCACCGTTCACTATGCCCAGGGCATTCTCCAGGCTGCGCAGCGCCTGGGTCTGCCGGTGCCGGCCGAACTGCCGGTCGAGGCGCGTATCCCGCTGGCCGTGCAGGACCGCATCTGGGAGGGGCTGTGCGCCGCCTCCGCCGACCCGCTGGTGGGGCTGCGCCTGGGCAGTGCCCTGCAGGTCGGCCACCTGGACATGGTCGGCGCGCTGCTGATGAGCTGCGAGCACTTCGGCGAGGCGCTGGAGGCGTTGCTGGAGTATTACCCGATCATCGCCGAGGGCAGCGAGTTCCAGCTCGAGCGCGATGCCGCCCAGGTGCGCCTGATCTACCGGCCCAGCTACGTGGCACGGCGCGAGGAACGGGTGGAGGCGGCGCTGGCGAGCCTGGTGCACATGACCCGCTGGATCACCGGCGAGCGGGTGACGCCGAGGCGCTTGACCCTGAGCCATCGGCCCCGCGCCGAGTACGCCCGTTATGACCAGGTGCTGGGATGCCCCATCGACTTTGCCGCAGCGGACAACGCCCTGTGCTTCGCCCTGGCGGACCTCGACGTGCCGCTGATCCAGGCCAACGCGCTGATGCGCGAGCACCTGCGGGCGCTGGCCGATGCGCAGTTGCAGCGCCTGGGCGCGCAAAGCCTGGCGGCGCAGGTGCAGCAGTTGCTGCGTCAGCAGCCGAGCTGGGGCAAGGAGCGGGTCGCCGAGCAACTGGCACTCAGCGGCCGTCACCTCAACCGCAAGCTGGCCGACGAGGGCACCAGCTTCAAGCTGCTACGCGAGCAGGTATTGCATGGCATGGCCGAGCAATTGTTGCGCGAATCGCCACGCCTGGCCGAGGTCGCCGAGCGGCTTGGCTTCTCCGACGAGAGCGCTTTCGCCAAGGCGTTCCGCCGCTGGAGCGGGATGACGCCGGGCCAGTTCCGCCAGGGGGCGGATGGCTCTTCGTAG
- the mltA gene encoding murein transglycosylase A, with product MTDSSRHWTRPLLATLCIATLLSGCGLFGKKPEEAKAPTYSKADWSDLPKTADSDVVQGFNAWRSACAVRLKKDQIWAATCTQALGVPASPAAIRQFMREHLQPYQLRAGSGRETGLITGYYEPVYRGSLERNTQHGVPVYGVPSDLVVVALDSVYPELKGKRLRGKLDGNTVKPYADAAGIRRDGVDAQVLAWLGDPMDLQFLQIQGSGRVQLDSGRQLRLGYAEQNGRPYKPVGRWLVEQGELSKDEVSMTRIRDWARAHPQRVDELLASNPSYVFFSQRPDSNEGPRGSLNVPLTPGYSVAIDRKVIPLGSLMWLSTTRPDGAPVVRPVAAQDTGGAIVGEVRADLFWGTGDAAGELAGHMKQEGRLWLLWPKGAELPSAS from the coding sequence GTGACCGACTCGTCCCGCCACTGGACCCGCCCTCTCCTCGCCACCCTCTGCATCGCCACCCTGCTTTCGGGCTGCGGCCTGTTCGGCAAAAAGCCCGAAGAAGCCAAGGCGCCGACCTATTCCAAGGCCGACTGGTCGGACCTGCCGAAAACCGCCGACAGCGACGTGGTGCAAGGCTTCAACGCCTGGCGCTCGGCCTGCGCGGTGCGCCTGAAGAAAGATCAAATCTGGGCCGCCACCTGCACCCAGGCACTGGGCGTCCCCGCCTCGCCGGCGGCGATCCGCCAGTTCATGCGGGAGCACCTGCAACCCTACCAGCTGCGTGCAGGCAGTGGCCGCGAAACCGGCCTGATCACCGGCTATTACGAGCCGGTCTATCGCGGCAGCCTGGAGCGCAACACACAGCACGGCGTGCCGGTGTATGGCGTGCCGTCCGACCTGGTGGTGGTGGCGCTGGATAGCGTCTACCCCGAACTCAAGGGCAAGCGCCTGCGCGGCAAGCTCGACGGCAACACCGTCAAGCCCTACGCCGATGCCGCCGGCATCCGCCGCGATGGCGTCGATGCGCAGGTTCTGGCCTGGCTGGGCGACCCGATGGACCTGCAATTCCTGCAGATCCAGGGCTCGGGCCGCGTGCAGCTGGACTCCGGGCGTCAACTGCGCCTGGGCTATGCCGAGCAGAACGGCCGCCCCTACAAGCCGGTGGGCCGCTGGCTGGTGGAACAGGGCGAGCTGAGCAAGGACGAAGTCAGCATGACGCGCATCCGCGACTGGGCCCGCGCCCATCCGCAGCGGGTCGACGAACTGCTGGCGAGCAACCCCAGCTACGTGTTCTTCAGCCAGCGCCCGGACAGCAACGAAGGCCCACGCGGCTCGCTGAACGTGCCGCTGACGCCGGGCTACAGCGTGGCCATCGACCGCAAGGTGATCCCCCTGGGCAGCCTGATGTGGCTCTCCACCACCCGCCCCGACGGCGCGCCGGTGGTGCGCCCGGTGGCGGCCCAGGACACCGGCGGCGCCATCGTCGGCGAGGTGCGCGCGGACCTGTTCTGGGGCACCGGCGATGCCGCCGGCGAGCTGGCCGGGCACATGAAGCAGGAAGGCCGGCTGTGGCTGCTGTGGCCGAAGGGCGCGGAGCTGCCGAGCGCATCCTGA
- a CDS encoding DNA polymerase II — translation MEARQGFVLTRHWRDTPEGTEVGFWLATDEGPRHVLLPPQTSVAFVPAEQRARAEKLLAGERGAELRPLGLRDFQQRPVLGLYCQQHRQLMNLEMRLREAGVEVFEADIRPPERYLMERFITAPVTFSGKPGDAGSVIEAQLRPTPGYRPKLKLVSLDIETNIRGDLYSIALEGCGQRQVYMLGPANGVDGERDFELEYCDSRAELLERLNQWLAEHDPDAIIGWNLVQFDLRVLQEHAKRLDVPLRLGRGGDEMGWRQHASSNHYFAAAAGRLIIDGIEALRSAFWSFPSFSLESVSQSLLGEGKSIDNPYDRMAEIDRRFAEDKPALAKYNLKDCELVTRIFEKTRILDFLLERASVTGLPADRSGGSVAAFTHLYLPPMHRLGYVAPNLGGKVPEASPGGFVMDSRPGLYESVLVLDYKSLYPSIIRTFLIDPVGLVEGLSDPSDAVSIPGFRGGRFSRTQHCLPAIVERVWQGRDAAKREGNAPLSQALKIIMNAFYGVLGSSGCRFFDPRLASSITLRGHEIMRRTRELIEGQGHRVIYGDTDSTFVWLGRAHGEDEAAEIGRSLVRHVNRWWGEHLRETYGLESALEIQFERHFRRFLMPTVRGAEEGSKKRYAGLVRRADGSDEMVFKGLETVRTDWSPLAQQFQQELYLRIFQRQPYREFVRDYVSRTLAGEQDELLIFRKRLRRRLGDYERNVPPHVRAARMADDYNERQGRPRQYQNGGWISYVMTVNGPEPLETRHSPIDYDHYVSRQLQPVADAILPFVEDDFSALIDRQMGLF, via the coding sequence GTGGAGGCAAGGCAGGGTTTCGTCCTGACCCGACATTGGCGGGATACGCCCGAAGGCACCGAGGTGGGCTTCTGGCTGGCCACCGACGAGGGGCCCCGGCATGTGTTGTTGCCGCCACAGACCTCGGTGGCCTTCGTGCCGGCCGAGCAGCGTGCCCGCGCCGAGAAGCTGCTGGCCGGCGAGCGCGGCGCGGAGCTGCGCCCGCTGGGCCTGCGCGATTTCCAGCAACGCCCGGTGCTGGGCCTTTATTGCCAGCAGCATCGCCAATTGATGAACCTGGAGATGCGCCTGCGCGAGGCCGGCGTCGAGGTGTTCGAGGCGGACATCCGCCCGCCCGAGCGCTACCTGATGGAGCGCTTCATCACCGCGCCCGTGACCTTCAGCGGCAAGCCGGGAGACGCCGGCAGCGTCATCGAGGCACAGCTGCGCCCGACGCCGGGCTACCGGCCGAAACTGAAACTGGTCTCGCTGGACATCGAAACCAATATCCGTGGCGACCTCTATTCCATCGCCCTGGAAGGCTGCGGCCAGCGTCAGGTTTACATGCTCGGCCCGGCCAACGGCGTCGATGGCGAGCGCGACTTCGAGCTGGAGTATTGCGACAGCCGCGCCGAACTGCTGGAGCGTCTGAACCAGTGGCTGGCCGAGCACGACCCGGACGCCATCATCGGCTGGAACCTGGTGCAGTTCGACCTGCGCGTGCTGCAGGAACACGCCAAGCGCCTGGACGTCCCGTTGCGCCTGGGCCGTGGCGGCGACGAGATGGGCTGGCGCCAGCACGCCTCGAGCAACCACTACTTCGCGGCGGCGGCGGGACGGCTGATCATCGACGGCATTGAGGCGCTGCGCTCGGCGTTCTGGAGCTTCCCTTCGTTCAGCCTGGAAAGCGTCTCGCAGAGCCTGCTGGGCGAAGGCAAGTCGATCGACAACCCCTACGACCGCATGGCCGAGATCGACCGCCGCTTCGCCGAGGACAAGCCGGCGCTGGCGAAATACAACCTCAAGGACTGCGAACTGGTCACGCGGATCTTCGAGAAGACCCGCATCCTCGACTTCCTGCTCGAACGCGCCAGCGTCACCGGCCTGCCGGCGGACCGCAGCGGTGGCTCGGTGGCGGCCTTCACCCACCTGTACCTGCCACCGATGCACCGCCTGGGCTACGTCGCGCCGAACCTCGGCGGCAAGGTGCCGGAGGCCAGCCCCGGCGGCTTCGTCATGGATTCGCGGCCGGGACTCTACGAGTCGGTGCTGGTGCTGGACTACAAGAGCCTGTACCCGTCGATCATCCGCACCTTCCTGATCGACCCGGTGGGGCTGGTGGAAGGCTTGAGCGACCCGTCGGACGCGGTCTCGATCCCCGGCTTCCGTGGTGGACGATTCTCCCGCACGCAACATTGCCTGCCGGCCATCGTCGAGCGTGTATGGCAGGGTCGCGACGCCGCCAAGCGCGAGGGCAATGCGCCGCTGTCCCAGGCGCTGAAGATCATCATGAACGCCTTCTACGGCGTGCTCGGCTCCAGTGGCTGCCGCTTCTTCGACCCGCGCCTGGCGTCGTCCATCACCCTGCGCGGCCACGAGATCATGCGGCGCACCCGCGAGCTGATCGAAGGGCAGGGGCATCGGGTGATCTACGGTGACACCGACTCCACCTTCGTCTGGCTTGGCCGTGCGCACGGCGAGGACGAGGCCGCCGAGATCGGCCGCTCCCTGGTGCGTCACGTCAACCGGTGGTGGGGCGAGCACCTGCGCGAGACGTATGGCCTGGAAAGCGCGCTGGAAATCCAGTTCGAGCGGCACTTCCGGCGCTTCCTCATGCCCACGGTGCGGGGTGCGGAGGAGGGCAGCAAGAAGCGCTACGCCGGCCTGGTGCGGCGCGCCGACGGCAGCGATGAGATGGTCTTCAAGGGCCTGGAAACCGTGCGTACCGATTGGTCGCCGCTGGCCCAGCAGTTCCAGCAGGAGCTGTACCTGCGCATCTTCCAGCGCCAGCCTTACCGCGAGTTCGTCCGCGATTACGTGAGTCGCACCCTGGCCGGCGAGCAGGATGAGCTGCTGATCTTCCGCAAGCGCCTGCGCCGCCGGCTCGGCGACTACGAACGCAACGTCCCGCCCCACGTGCGCGCGGCGCGCATGGCCGATGACTACAACGAGCGCCAGGGACGGCCCCGGCAGTACCAGAACGGCGGCTGGATCAGCTACGTGATGACGGTCAACGGCCCCGAACCGCTGGAGACGCGGCACTCGCCCATCGACTACGACCACTACGTCAGCCGGCAACTGCAGCCGGTGGCCGACGCCATCCTGCCGTTCGTGGAGGATGATTTCAGTGCGTTGATCGATCGGCAGATGGGGTTGTTCTGA
- a CDS encoding Lrp/AsnC family transcriptional regulator: MTDEIDQLLIAALMKDSRLSLKALAQASGLSAPSVAERLRKLEERQVITGYTVNVDPRAFGYQLQAIVRVRPLPGRLQEVERQIMAIPEFTECDKVTGEDCFYARMCVRSMEQLDELLDHLNGFAETNTAIVKKTPVKRRLPPMA, encoded by the coding sequence ATGACCGATGAAATCGACCAGTTGCTGATCGCCGCACTGATGAAAGATTCCCGCCTCTCCCTCAAGGCCCTGGCCCAGGCCAGCGGCCTGAGCGCTCCCAGCGTGGCCGAGCGCCTGCGCAAGCTGGAGGAGCGCCAGGTCATCACCGGCTACACGGTGAACGTCGACCCGCGCGCCTTCGGCTACCAGTTGCAGGCCATCGTCCGTGTGCGACCGCTGCCGGGACGGCTGCAGGAGGTGGAGAGGCAGATCATGGCGATCCCCGAGTTCACCGAGTGCGACAAGGTCACCGGCGAGGATTGCTTCTACGCGCGGATGTGCGTGAGGTCGATGGAGCAGTTGGATGAGTTGCTGGACCACCTGAACGGTTTTGCCGAGACCAATACCGCCATCGTGAAGAAGACCCCGGTGAAGCGGCGATTGCCGCCGATGGCGTAA
- a CDS encoding DMT family transporter gives MHERIRRGTLEMVSAMLICGTIGWLVVVSGQPVLDVVFWRCLFGAATLLPICGLMGFLRPGILTRATFGLALLSGVAIVGNWVLLFGSYSRASIAIGTAVYNVQPFLLVLLGALFLGERLSAQKMAWLGVSFLGMLAIVSAHGADGQVGSDYLGGIALALGAAALYALAALIIKRLDGIPPHLIALIQALTGVALLAPWANLSPLPQATSAWASLATLGIVHTGIMYVLLYGAIQKLPTTLTGALSFIYPIAAIFVDWFAFGHRLTPLQWLGVVAILLAAAGMQRGWRFDLRRLAWR, from the coding sequence ATGCATGAGCGGATTCGACGCGGCACCCTGGAAATGGTCAGCGCCATGCTGATCTGCGGCACCATCGGCTGGCTGGTGGTGGTCTCCGGGCAACCGGTGCTGGACGTGGTGTTCTGGCGTTGCTTGTTCGGCGCCGCGACCCTGCTGCCGATCTGCGGCCTGATGGGTTTCCTGCGGCCAGGCATCCTCACCCGCGCCACCTTCGGCCTGGCGTTGCTCAGCGGCGTGGCCATCGTCGGCAACTGGGTGCTGTTGTTCGGTTCCTACTCGCGGGCTTCCATCGCCATCGGCACGGCGGTGTACAACGTGCAGCCATTCCTGCTGGTGCTGCTGGGCGCGCTGTTCCTCGGTGAGCGCCTGAGCGCGCAGAAGATGGCCTGGCTCGGGGTCTCCTTCCTCGGCATGCTGGCCATCGTTAGCGCCCACGGGGCCGACGGACAGGTGGGCAGCGACTACCTCGGCGGCATCGCCCTGGCGCTCGGCGCGGCGGCGCTGTATGCGCTGGCGGCGCTGATCATCAAGCGCCTGGATGGCATTCCGCCGCACCTGATCGCACTGATCCAGGCGCTGACCGGCGTGGCCCTGCTGGCTCCCTGGGCCAATCTCTCGCCGTTGCCGCAGGCGACCTCGGCCTGGGCCAGCCTCGCGACCCTGGGCATCGTGCACACCGGGATCATGTACGTGCTGCTCTACGGCGCGATCCAGAAGCTGCCGACGACCTTGACCGGCGCGCTGTCGTTCATCTATCCGATCGCGGCGATCTTCGTCGACTGGTTCGCCTTCGGGCACCGCCTGACACCGCTGCAATGGCTGGGCGTGGTCGCCATCCTGCTCGCCGCCGCCGGCATGCAGCGCGGCTGGCGCTTCGACCTGCGGCGGCTGGCCTGGCGCTGA
- a CDS encoding DUF1615 domain-containing protein, translating to MNAAALTADFSGLDRPLPRIKVFRLLGLAALLALAGCGTRQGAPEATPEEVRATVAKLMPASVADRPGWARDIQVAFSAQRIPATAENLCSVLAVTEQESNYKADPAVPGLGKIARGEIDRRAGKLHVPGILIDAALSLKSPNGRSYSQRLAAVRTEKELSAIFDDFIGSVPLGQQLFGRFNPVHTGGPMQVSIAFAQAHAEDYPYPVDGSIRREVFSRRGGMYFGIAHLLGYPVDYPKPLYRFADFNAGWYASRNAAFQRAVSEASGITLALDGDLILYGSYDAGSTEKAVRTLAPRLAMSEGEIRRALEQGDTQAFAESRLYAKVFALGERAAGKPLPRAILPGITLHSPKITRQLTTAWFAQRVDERYKRCLARAPKKP from the coding sequence ATGAATGCGGCTGCCCTGACGGCAGATTTCTCCGGCCTGGACAGGCCTCTCCCTCGAATCAAGGTTTTCCGCCTGCTGGGCCTGGCCGCACTGCTGGCGCTGGCCGGTTGCGGCACCCGCCAGGGGGCGCCCGAAGCGACCCCGGAGGAAGTGCGCGCGACGGTGGCGAAGTTGATGCCGGCGAGCGTCGCCGACCGTCCCGGCTGGGCGCGGGACATCCAGGTAGCGTTCAGCGCCCAGCGCATTCCGGCAACCGCCGAGAACCTCTGCTCGGTGCTGGCGGTGACCGAGCAGGAGTCCAACTACAAGGCCGATCCCGCGGTGCCCGGGCTGGGCAAGATCGCCCGTGGCGAGATCGACCGGCGCGCCGGCAAGCTGCATGTGCCGGGCATCCTGATCGACGCCGCGCTGAGCCTGAAGTCGCCGAACGGACGCAGCTACAGCCAGCGCCTGGCGGCGGTGCGCACGGAGAAGGAGCTGAGCGCGATCTTCGATGATTTCATCGGCAGCGTGCCGCTGGGCCAGCAGTTGTTCGGCCGCTTCAACCCGGTGCATACCGGCGGGCCGATGCAGGTCAGCATCGCCTTCGCCCAGGCCCACGCCGAGGACTATCCCTACCCGGTGGACGGCAGCATTCGCCGTGAAGTCTTCAGCCGGCGTGGCGGCATGTATTTCGGCATCGCCCACCTGCTCGGCTACCCGGTGGACTACCCGAAGCCGCTGTACCGTTTCGCCGATTTCAACGCCGGTTGGTACGCCAGCCGCAACGCCGCCTTCCAGCGTGCGGTGAGCGAGGCCAGCGGCATCACCCTGGCGCTGGACGGCGACCTGATCCTCTACGGCAGCTACGACGCCGGCAGCACGGAAAAGGCGGTGCGCACCCTGGCGCCGCGCCTGGCGATGAGCGAGGGGGAGATTCGTCGCGCACTGGAGCAGGGCGACACCCAGGCATTCGCCGAATCCAGGCTGTACGCCAAGGTCTTCGCACTGGGCGAGCGCGCCGCCGGCAAGCCGTTGCCTCGGGCGATCCTGCCAGGCATCACGCTGCACAGCCCGAAGATCACCCGCCAACTGACCACTGCCTGGTTCGCCCAGCGCGTGGATGAGCGCTACAAGCGCTGCCTGGCGCGGGCGCCGAAAAAGCCCTGA